A genomic window from Lycium barbarum isolate Lr01 chromosome 4, ASM1917538v2, whole genome shotgun sequence includes:
- the LOC132638189 gene encoding cationic amino acid transporter 6, chloroplastic-like, whose product MVFSTYLNSLSKTPQKLKKRMLATWTPDQELNKVRLRSGADMKRKLTWYDLVALGVGGMLGVGVFVTTGPVARKTSGPSVFVSYIIAAISALLSSLCYTEFSVDVPVAGGAFSYLRVTFGEFVGYFAGANILMEYVLSNAAVSRSFTEYLSFAFGRNDPNSWRVHVHGLMLGYNMLDFPAVALIIVLTICLCHSTKESSMLNLIMTVFHVVFFGFIIIAGFCNGKVENLVKPGGIAPYGVRGILDGAAIVYFSYIGYDTVSTMAEEIRNPSKTLPVGIVGSVLIVSVLYCLMALSLCLLLPYNMIPEGASFSAVFQQMGWKWASNVVGAGASLGIVASLLVAMLGQARYLCVIGRARLVPSWFAKVHPTTGTPLNATIVLGICQASIALFTELDIVIEMISIGTLLVFYLVSNALIFRRYVILSKNPPYHTLFFLCLLSCTSFAFSLAWKFKLRWWNLLLFAGLTISATVIFQCLVPLVVIERPESWSVPFMPWPATISIFLNVFLMTTLKMVAYRRFGIWAGVITLFYVLYGVHSTYHAEEIMEMVVVDDVNTNSSSQQTTKVEIQLL is encoded by the exons ATGGTTTTCTCCACTTACCTTAACTCTCTCTCAAAAACACCTCAAAAGCTAAAGAAAAGAATGCTAGCAACATGGACACCAGACCAAGAACTCAACAAAGTGAGGCTAAGGTCTGGTGCTGATATGAAGAGAAAACTCACATGGTATGATTTAGTAGCACTTGGAGTTGGAGGAATGCTTGGTGTTGGTGTCTTTGTTACCACTGGCCCAGTTGCTCGTAAAACCTCTGGACCTTCTGTTTTTGTCTCATACATAATAGCTGCTATATCAGCTCTTCTTTCTTCCTTGTGCTATACTGAGTTCTCCGTTGATGTCCCTGTTGCTGGTGGTGCCTTCAGTTATCTCCGAGTTACCTTTG GAGAGTTTGTAGGATACTTTGCAGGAGCAAATATATTAATGGAGTACGTGTTGTCAAATGCTGCTGTTTCAAGAAGTTTTACGGAGTATTTGTCTTTTGCGTTTGGTAGGAATGATCCAAATTCATGGAGAGTCCATGTACATGGTCTAATGCTAGGTTACAACATGTTGGACTTCCCTGCCGTTGCACTGATTATTGTCCTTACTATTTGCTTGTGTCATAG CACTAAGGAAAGCTCAATGTTGAACCTGATAATGACAGTGTTCCATGTGGTTTTCTTTGGATTTATAATAATTGCTGGCTTTTGCAACGGAAAAGTTGAAAACTTAGTAAAGCCAGGAGGAATAGCACCTTATGGAGTTAGAGGGATTCTTGATGGAGCAGCCATAGTTTACTTCAGTTATATTGGATATGATACAGTGTCCACCATGGCTGAAGAAATAAGAAACCCTTCCAAGACTCTACCTGTTGGAATTGTTGGCTCAGTCCTCATTGTTTCTGTCCTCTATTGCCTCATGGCTTTATCTTTGTGCCTTTTGCTACCTTATAACATG ATCCCAGAAGGAGCATCATTTTCAGCGGTTTTCCAGCAGATGGGGTGGAAGTGGGCAAGCAATGTAGTAGGGGCTGGTGCAAGCTTGGGTATTGTGGCATCTTTATTAGTAGCCATGCTTGGACAAGCAAGGTACCTTTGTGTCATTGGGAGGGCTAGGCTTGTACCTTCTTGGTTTGCTAAAGTACATCCCACAACTGGCACTCCATTAAATGCTACTATCGTCTTGG gtaTTTGCCAAGCGTCAATTGCATTATTCACAGAGCTTGATATTGTGATAGAGATGATCTCCATTGGCACATTACTAGTATTCTACTTAGTATCCAATGCACTTATATTTCGTCGATATGTAATCCTTAGCAAGAATCCACCATATCACACTCTCTTCTTCCTCTGCCTCCTTTCATGCACCTCTTTTGCATTCTCTTTAGCATGGAAATTCAAGCTACGATGGTGGAATCTCTTGTTATTCGCGGGCCTTACAATTTCAGCGACAGTCATTTTCCAGTGTTTGGTCCCCCTGGTCGTTATAGAACGACCAGAAAGTTGGTCGGTCCCCTTCATGCCATGGCCTGCTACAATATCCATTTTCCTAAATGTCTTTCTCATGACAACTTTGAAAATGGTGGCATACAGAAGATTTGGGATATGGGCTGGTGTGATAACATTGTTTTATGTACTTTATGGTGTCCACTCAACATATCATGCAGAAGAAATAATGGAGATGGTAGTTGTTGATGATGTGAACACCAATTCTTCCTCCCAACAAACTACTAAAGTTGAAATCCAACTTCTTTAA